The sequence TAACAGGATGCCAATGGTGGATCTCTTGGATGTCAGAAATGCCCTTGAGACTTCCACCTTTGAGGTGCTCTGCCCTGAGACGAGGAAAGAGGATGCCGAGGAGGTAATGGACTATCTCCGCGAGACCTTCGGCTACCGCTTTGATCTCGGCTCCCTCTCGCTTATAGGAAGGGACAACGCCATAGTGCTCGCCGGTTTCGGCGATGTAAACGTCTCCCCATACAACCGCTACATAACCCTCGACGTGTCAGGGAACAGTATCAGGCTTAACGACATCACATATCCGCGCCAGAACACTGTTCTCCTAATCCCCGGCAGAACTGCCGGGGGGGTAATGCTATTCGTTCTCTACGACGAAGACTCATCGGAGATCGCCCGGCTGATATTCAAGATAGGCTACCCCAAGTATATGCAGGGCCCGGCGGTGGTAGTTCACTACGAAGACAAAAATGGGAATGGTAAAATTGAGCTTAACGAGGTAACCGCTGAGACAGTTGGATGAGGTGAGACCGTGAGGGCTATAATCATTGGGGTCGGCCAGTGTGGGACAAAGATAGCCGACCTCTTCTCTTTAGTCGATTTTGAAACCTTGGCGATAAACACTTCGCGTGGGGATCTTGAGTATCTTAAACATATCCCTCAGGACAGAAGGATCCTCATAGGCGAAAGCCTGACTGGCGGAAAAGGCGTGAATGCGAATCCAGTTTTGGGAAGGGAGGCGATGAAGCGCGATCTGTCGATGGTCATGAGAAAGATCTCTTCAATGGTCGGCTACGAGGACGTTGATATCTTCTTCCTTACCTTTGGCTTTGGAGGCGGAACCGGAGCGGGCGGAACGCCGGTTTTGGCAGAGGCCCTAAAGGAGGAGTACCCGGATTCACTCGTTGTGGCAATTGGCGCCCTGCCCCTGAAGGAAGAGGGAATAAGGCCAACGATCAACGCGGCCATAACCATAGACAAGCTGTCCAAGGTCGCTGACTCGATAATAGCCATAGACAACAACAAGCTCAAGGAGGGAGACCTGGACATAGCTCAGGCCTATGAGAAGATAAACTACACCATTGTCGAGAGGATAGCCTCTCTCCTGGCTCTTATCGACGTTCCGGGCGAACAGACCCTCGATGCGAGCGATCTCAAGTTCGTCCTCAAGGCCTTCGGAAGTTTTGCAACAGTCGGCTACGCAAAGGCCCGCGCAGACCAAGTGAAGAGCCTCTCCAAACTGATCGTGAAGTCGTTCGAGAGTGAGGGACTGTACCTTGAGGCCAACGTGGAGTCAGCCCTCTATGGACTGGTTGCGGTTCACGGGCCTCCAGAGGTGCTCAAAGCGAAGGAAATCTTTGAGGCACTCGATGAACTGACGGAGCGTATAAAAGGAAAGCAGATCTTTAGGGGCTTTTATCCGGATCCCAGGACGCGGGAGGTTGAAGTTGTAACTCTATTGAGCGGCATCTACGACAGCGAGAGCATAGAGAGTATCATCAGGACTGCCAAGGAATACGCGAGCTCGTTCATGATGGCAAAGAAGGAAGCCG is a genomic window of Thermococcus guaymasensis DSM 11113 containing:
- a CDS encoding FtsZ/tubulin family protein; its protein translation is MRAIIIGVGQCGTKIADLFSLVDFETLAINTSRGDLEYLKHIPQDRRILIGESLTGGKGVNANPVLGREAMKRDLSMVMRKISSMVGYEDVDIFFLTFGFGGGTGAGGTPVLAEALKEEYPDSLVVAIGALPLKEEGIRPTINAAITIDKLSKVADSIIAIDNNKLKEGDLDIAQAYEKINYTIVERIASLLALIDVPGEQTLDASDLKFVLKAFGSFATVGYAKARADQVKSLSKLIVKSFESEGLYLEANVESALYGLVAVHGPPEVLKAKEIFEALDELTERIKGKQIFRGFYPDPRTREVEVVTLLSGIYDSESIESIIRTAKEYASSFMMAKKEAEEKKRELLSGLPDFDDLYPGGENAD